The Methylomusa anaerophila genome has a segment encoding these proteins:
- the mrdA gene encoding penicillin-binding protein 2, with protein MTTNESNSRVDILAFIIILIFIILTSRLGFLQIIHGKDFALQADKNRIRLMTITAPRGAFYDRNGVLLVTNRPGFSVALVPISGPIADDVLVKLAGILGMNPDDIRKKIAQQDNPLEPIQIKNDVGPEIITMIEERRNELPGVVLNVQAVRNYINNELGAHFFGYVGEISDAELETMKAAGYKAGDLVGKSGLEKVYDKEIRGINGGSQIEVNVDGKPVQMLGKKEPVLGNSLVLTIDAKIQKAAEKAMDDRLLYLQTQFGNPNAKAAAAVVMNPQTGEILAMVSRPTFNPNLFNGGISAKDWKIINDNPFNPMQNRVINAAYPPGSAFKIVTGAAALEMGKVTPEEKILDTGRHWIIPKTNSHGVALGWIDFQTALAKSDNVYFYEMGNRLGIDNLEKYARAFGLGSPTGVNLPAEDEGLVANRKYKEKVYGEEWYLSETFDAAIGQGFQLATPLQMCSVISQIANGGHRYRPYLVSKIVSPEGVTVKTFGPEELSYLKLADKNLAAIRSGLRDVATSDGTAGYVFEGLPIPIAGKTSTAENPHGDDHGWFVAYAPYDNPTIAVAVVVEQGGYGSDSAAPIIRKILEAAFNLPPHKDAADLYVEQEAAKAAANTVQPKQAQ; from the coding sequence ATGACGACGAACGAGTCTAATAGCCGGGTTGATATTCTGGCATTTATAATCATATTAATTTTTATTATCCTTACAAGCAGATTGGGATTTTTGCAAATCATTCACGGCAAAGATTTTGCACTTCAGGCAGACAAGAATAGAATCCGGCTTATGACGATCACAGCCCCCCGTGGTGCTTTCTATGATCGCAATGGAGTTTTGCTTGTTACAAACCGCCCGGGGTTTTCAGTGGCTTTAGTCCCGATCTCCGGACCAATAGCCGATGATGTACTCGTCAAGCTTGCCGGTATTTTAGGTATGAATCCGGATGATATCCGGAAGAAAATAGCGCAGCAAGATAACCCGCTGGAGCCAATCCAAATAAAGAACGATGTTGGTCCTGAAATCATAACCATGATTGAGGAACGTCGCAATGAACTCCCGGGAGTCGTCTTAAACGTCCAAGCAGTTAGAAATTATATAAATAATGAATTAGGGGCCCATTTCTTTGGCTACGTTGGTGAAATCAGCGATGCCGAGTTGGAAACCATGAAGGCCGCAGGCTATAAAGCCGGCGATCTGGTCGGTAAGTCTGGTCTGGAAAAGGTCTACGACAAGGAAATCCGGGGTATTAACGGCGGCAGCCAGATAGAAGTTAACGTTGACGGAAAGCCTGTGCAAATGCTCGGAAAGAAAGAGCCTGTGCTGGGGAATAGTTTGGTATTAACCATAGATGCTAAGATACAGAAAGCAGCCGAAAAAGCGATGGATGACCGTCTGCTGTATCTGCAGACGCAGTTCGGCAACCCGAATGCCAAAGCTGCCGCCGCCGTCGTTATGAACCCGCAGACAGGAGAAATACTGGCCATGGTCAGTCGTCCGACTTTTAATCCGAATTTATTTAATGGCGGCATATCGGCTAAGGACTGGAAAATAATCAATGATAACCCATTTAATCCAATGCAGAACAGGGTTATTAACGCGGCGTACCCCCCAGGCTCGGCGTTTAAAATAGTTACCGGCGCGGCGGCACTGGAGATGGGTAAAGTAACTCCGGAGGAAAAAATCCTGGATACCGGCCGGCACTGGATAATACCCAAAACCAACTCCCATGGCGTTGCCTTAGGGTGGATTGATTTTCAAACGGCACTGGCAAAATCCGATAATGTGTACTTTTACGAGATGGGTAACCGCCTGGGTATTGATAATCTGGAAAAGTACGCCCGGGCATTCGGCCTGGGATCGCCCACAGGCGTCAACTTGCCTGCCGAGGATGAAGGCCTGGTTGCCAATCGAAAATACAAAGAAAAGGTTTATGGCGAGGAATGGTATCTGTCCGAGACATTTGATGCCGCCATCGGACAGGGGTTCCAACTGGCCACGCCTCTCCAAATGTGCTCAGTTATAAGTCAAATAGCCAATGGCGGTCACCGTTACCGCCCTTATTTGGTAAGTAAGATTGTTTCGCCGGAAGGAGTAACGGTAAAAACCTTTGGACCAGAGGAACTCAGCTATCTGAAACTAGCCGACAAAAACCTTGCTGCCATCCGGTCCGGTTTACGGGATGTCGCTACGTCGGACGGCACAGCAGGATATGTATTTGAAGGGCTTCCTATACCGATCGCCGGTAAAACAAGTACGGCCGAAAACCCCCATGGCGATGATCACGGCTGGTTTGTGGCTTATGCCCCCTATGACAATCCGACCATTGCCGTGGCCGTGGTTGTAGAGCAAGGCGGCTATGGTTCCGACTCAGCAGCCCCCATTATCAGAAAGATTTTGGAAGCTGCGTTTAATTTACCGCCGCATAAAGACGCGGCGGACCTTTATGTTGAACAAGAAGCAGCCAAAGCAGCCGCAAATACTGTTCAGCCAAAACAGGCGCAATAA
- a CDS encoding DNA/RNA non-specific endonuclease codes for MSIVSFGNYPKINQDLVTAQQQNALKRYIERTAERERIANELQTKNSLEVDTPQRTAMRKTLINPRDGLAMERLIGESDLFPTSYLEAGLKASKPVCRIEIRDHIGRVLGHGTGFLVSPSLLLTNNHVLENVDAARFSLAQFNYEVDLNLMPRQVKSFRLEPDRFFITDLELDFTLVAVELNDADGTKLSEFGFLPLFTESGKALLGEYVSIIQHPSGAPKAVAIRENKINDVFDDFIHYTTDTMPGSSGSPVLNDEWVVLALHHSGVPDPNDSTKYIVNEGIRISSIMKYLAAQQQSLSADKRKLLENLIAGTSKQPAPTADSGPKPMLVEELSYEWYERSTGYQAKFLGDNYEVLLPQLRSDLEQDIAPLKAGGNVLNYTHFSIVMSKSRRLAYYTAVNIDGSQLINLNRDADKWYFDPRLDRKYQCGPELYENNDLDRGHLVRRLDPVWGEQAKEANEDTFHFTNCSPQHKNLNQKTWLDLENYILQNAGKYDLMVTVFTGPVFRSDDVLYRREFQIPAEFWKVVAIVKDNGELSATAYLQTQKNLIIDLEFAYGEYKTYQIPVLKIEDLTGLDFGDLRQHDPLERIEAVVGRIIESPEDIRL; via the coding sequence ATGTCAATTGTATCGTTTGGTAATTACCCAAAGATCAATCAGGACCTGGTAACTGCGCAACAACAAAATGCATTAAAACGCTACATAGAAAGAACGGCTGAACGCGAGCGCATTGCTAATGAGCTGCAAACCAAAAACTCTCTGGAAGTGGATACGCCTCAACGGACAGCCATGCGCAAAACACTGATAAACCCTCGTGATGGACTGGCGATGGAACGTTTAATTGGTGAAAGTGATCTATTTCCCACTTCTTATTTGGAAGCGGGTCTAAAAGCCAGTAAGCCTGTGTGCAGAATTGAAATACGTGATCATATCGGCAGAGTGCTTGGGCATGGTACCGGCTTTCTGGTCTCGCCCTCTTTACTGCTTACCAATAACCACGTTTTGGAAAATGTGGATGCAGCCCGCTTTAGCCTGGCGCAATTTAACTATGAGGTTGATCTCAATTTGATGCCGCGCCAAGTCAAGAGCTTCCGGTTAGAGCCCGATCGTTTCTTTATAACTGATTTGGAGCTTGACTTTACATTAGTAGCAGTTGAACTAAATGATGCTGACGGAACCAAATTAAGCGAGTTTGGTTTCCTGCCGTTATTTACTGAATCAGGCAAAGCGTTGTTGGGTGAATATGTCTCGATTATCCAACATCCGTCAGGCGCACCGAAGGCTGTAGCCATTAGAGAAAATAAAATCAACGATGTGTTTGACGATTTCATTCACTATACAACCGATACTATGCCTGGTTCGTCCGGCTCTCCTGTATTGAATGACGAATGGGTAGTGCTTGCCCTTCATCATTCCGGTGTTCCCGATCCCAATGACAGCACAAAATATATAGTCAATGAAGGCATTCGAATAAGCAGCATTATGAAATATCTGGCAGCGCAGCAACAAAGCTTGAGCGCCGATAAGAGAAAGCTGCTGGAGAATCTGATTGCAGGAACTTCAAAACAACCGGCACCAACCGCCGACTCAGGACCAAAGCCGATGCTGGTAGAGGAGTTAAGCTATGAATGGTACGAAAGATCAACTGGCTATCAGGCCAAATTTCTTGGCGACAACTACGAAGTGCTGCTCCCGCAGTTGAGATCTGATCTTGAACAGGATATCGCCCCGCTAAAGGCCGGCGGGAATGTGTTGAATTATACTCATTTTTCCATTGTTATGAGCAAGTCGCGCCGCCTGGCCTATTACACGGCAGTCAATATTGACGGCAGTCAACTCATTAATCTTAACCGGGATGCAGATAAGTGGTATTTTGACCCGCGCCTTGACCGGAAATATCAGTGCGGCCCTGAGCTATACGAGAACAATGACCTTGACAGGGGACATCTTGTCCGCAGGCTTGATCCGGTATGGGGTGAGCAGGCCAAAGAAGCAAACGAGGATACTTTCCATTTCACAAACTGCTCGCCGCAGCACAAAAATCTTAATCAGAAAACGTGGCTGGACCTGGAGAACTATATTCTCCAGAATGCCGGTAAATATGATCTTATGGTAACCGTATTTACCGGACCGGTATTCCGGAGCGACGACGTGCTTTATCGGAGGGAATTCCAGATACCGGCCGAGTTCTGGAAAGTAGTTGCGATAGTTAAAGATAATGGCGAATTATCGGCTACGGCTTATTTGCAGACTCAGAAAAACCTTATCATTGACTTGGAATTTGCTTATGGTGAGTATAAAACCTACCAAATACCAGTCCTTAAAATTGAAGATTTAACCGGCCTTGATTTTGGCGACTTGCGCCAGCACGACCCCCTTGAGCGTATTGAAGCCGTAGTTGGTCGCATTATTGAGAGTCCGGAGGATATCAGGCTCTGA
- a CDS encoding PadR family transcriptional regulator — protein MCVLVLAAECDTYGYELANKISEKFLIAEGTIYPLLRRMTQEGYFETYLTESPEGPPRKYYRLTARGHVYMSEMVKEWRLFSRGVDSIIAEGLKE, from the coding sequence ATGTGCGTGCTGGTTTTAGCGGCGGAATGTGATACTTATGGATATGAACTGGCCAACAAGATATCGGAGAAATTTCTGATAGCCGAGGGGACGATTTATCCGCTCCTGCGGCGAATGACGCAGGAAGGATATTTTGAGACCTATTTGACAGAGTCGCCGGAGGGGCCGCCGCGGAAGTACTATCGCCTGACAGCCAGGGGACATGTTTATATGTCGGAAATGGTTAAGGAATGGCGGTTATTTTCGCGGGGAGTGGACAGTATTATCGCGGAGGGGTTGAAGGAATGA
- a CDS encoding HAAS signaling domain-containing protein: protein MTKQEFLSKLEELLKSMPEGERKDILYDYEEHFQNGMANGKSEEEIAGSLGSPQTIAKEILAGYHVAQAAANVSVVNITRAVLATVSLGFINLVFVLGPFLGIIGILTAFYGVALALIATPVLMLLAAGFPSEAAGILAWIFTSMITVGAGILLGIGMIFVTKWAGKAFLKYLQFNIRIIKGA, encoded by the coding sequence ATGACCAAGCAGGAGTTTTTAAGCAAGCTGGAAGAACTTTTAAAGAGTATGCCGGAAGGGGAACGCAAGGACATCCTGTATGATTATGAGGAACATTTTCAGAACGGAATGGCCAATGGCAAAAGCGAAGAGGAAATTGCCGGTTCCCTTGGTTCGCCTCAAACCATAGCTAAAGAAATATTGGCCGGTTATCATGTCGCGCAAGCGGCAGCCAATGTTTCGGTGGTTAATATCACAAGAGCCGTACTGGCCACAGTCAGCCTGGGGTTTATTAATCTGGTGTTTGTCCTGGGACCGTTTTTGGGAATAATTGGGATACTGACTGCTTTTTATGGTGTGGCGCTGGCCCTAATTGCCACGCCAGTGTTGATGCTGCTTGCGGCAGGGTTTCCGTCGGAAGCGGCCGGTATTCTCGCTTGGATATTTACCTCGATGATTACCGTTGGGGCGGGCATACTGCTTGGCATTGGCATGATTTTTGTGACTAAGTGGGCGGGTAAAGCCTTTTTGAAATATTTGCAGTTCAACATCCGGATCATAAAGGGGGCCTAG
- a CDS encoding DUF4097 family beta strand repeat-containing protein, which yields MDGILKKAAIGAFLLFLLGVAGNGVLFAMGLWNGGGYRELSDTYVIKATEYKSIDLKIIAGDVRVVGGDVDRPTVRIWRWTAEKSLRPEEVISEAVQGDVLHLKIEDGGRIYSPLWFMLFPGNKERNNHFEVMLPRTEYETLVITTGLGRVQGENLAAGILTARMNSGQFKLENCRAGEISLTADSGSFDMIDCRATKITSRVSSGRGRFENIKGKIDIVSNSGHFDVVMDEILDDVLIRINSGFADIKIGQARTPFRLEATASAGQLDIDLPQARPRVHTRSFQGRIGQGEGPLVKVEIDSGRAKIW from the coding sequence ATGGATGGGATTTTAAAGAAAGCGGCTATCGGCGCATTCTTACTTTTTCTGCTTGGTGTAGCCGGGAACGGCGTTCTGTTTGCCATGGGTCTGTGGAATGGTGGCGGCTATAGGGAGTTGTCGGATACGTATGTTATCAAGGCAACTGAATATAAAAGCATCGACTTGAAAATTATTGCCGGTGATGTCCGGGTGGTGGGCGGCGATGTGGATAGACCTACCGTCCGGATATGGCGGTGGACGGCTGAGAAAAGTTTGCGGCCGGAAGAGGTAATAAGCGAAGCGGTGCAGGGAGATGTGCTGCACCTAAAAATCGAGGATGGCGGAAGAATCTACAGCCCGCTGTGGTTTATGCTATTTCCGGGTAATAAAGAGCGGAACAATCATTTTGAAGTCATGCTGCCCCGCACCGAGTATGAAACGCTTGTTATAACCACGGGTTTGGGAAGAGTACAAGGAGAAAATCTGGCAGCAGGCATACTGACCGCCAGAATGAATTCCGGCCAATTTAAACTGGAAAACTGCCGGGCCGGCGAAATATCATTGACTGCTGATTCCGGGAGTTTTGACATGATCGACTGCCGGGCAACGAAGATTACCAGCCGGGTTTCGTCGGGCCGCGGCCGGTTTGAGAATATCAAGGGAAAGATTGATATAGTAAGCAATTCAGGACATTTTGATGTAGTTATGGATGAAATTCTTGACGATGTTTTGATTCGGATCAATTCCGGGTTTGCCGATATAAAAATAGGCCAGGCCCGTACCCCGTTCCGGCTGGAGGCAACAGCCTCTGCAGGGCAACTGGACATTGACTTGCCCCAGGCCAGGCCGCGGGTACATACCCGTTCGTTCCAAGGCCGCATTGGCCAGGGGGAAGGCCCGCTGGTAAAAGTGGAGATTGACTCCGGCAGGGCTAAGATATGGTAG
- a CDS encoding CarD family transcriptional regulator, producing the protein MFRVGDKIFYPMHGGGIIEKIEEIEILGKTQLYYVANILHRNMQVKIPIDKTEKSGMRQIVDAEKLDDLLNTFHDGETDTSMNETQRHRKNLTKIKSGDISEEIEVIRDLVRINTKKKLGIADKNMLDNVRQILISEVVLVKGIPQEQAADLLDQIINVN; encoded by the coding sequence ATGTTTCGGGTTGGCGATAAAATTTTTTACCCCATGCACGGCGGAGGGATTATTGAGAAAATCGAAGAAATAGAAATTCTCGGAAAAACCCAGCTTTATTATGTTGCGAACATTCTTCACAGAAACATGCAGGTAAAGATCCCCATCGACAAGACAGAAAAGTCAGGAATGCGGCAGATCGTTGATGCTGAAAAGTTGGATGATCTGCTTAATACTTTTCACGACGGCGAGACGGATACGTCAATGAACGAAACTCAAAGACACCGGAAAAACCTGACCAAGATAAAAAGCGGCGATATCAGTGAAGAGATCGAGGTCATTCGTGATCTGGTGCGCATCAACACTAAGAAAAAACTTGGGATAGCAGATAAGAATATGCTGGATAACGTCCGGCAAATCCTAATTAGTGAAGTTGTGCTGGTGAAAGGGATTCCCCAAGAACAGGCAGCCGACTTATTAGACCAAATAATCAATGTAAATTGA